The Heterodontus francisci isolate sHetFra1 chromosome 13, sHetFra1.hap1, whole genome shotgun sequence genome includes a region encoding these proteins:
- the LOC137376611 gene encoding homeobox-containing protein 1-like isoform X7: MSHHTYEPRFTIEQIDLLQRLRRSGMTKRDIIHALETLDRLDQEHTEKFDKRHSYSNSSYGNSNNFPASSSTVTAATQTQYSGASPSPSNSYDTSPPPCSTNLNGRESVNHEKLPVVNGRLSPSRFHSNNSQRTCNFHAMEEETDLEEKVEELMRRDSTAVKEEIKSFLSNRMISQTIVGQVTGMSRSFISQWLLQQGLDMSEPKKRTLYRWYLLEKINPGVTLNMRPASSTTEEPEWKQSTPPIGATSGNFRLRRGSRFTWRKECLTVMESYFNDNQYPDEAKREEISNACNAVIQKPGRKLTESERVTPLKVYNWFANRRKEIKRRANIG, translated from the exons ATGTCACACCACACATACGAGCCTCGGTTTACAATCGAACAGATTGACTTGCTGCAGCGACTCCGACGGAGCGGAATGACAAAGCGTGATATAATCCACGCGCTGGAGACCTTGGACCGGCTGGACCAGGAGCACACTGAGAAATTTGACAAGCGGCATAGCTACAGTAACAGTTCCTATGGCAACAGCAACAACTTCCCTGCTTCGTCCTCAACAGTCACAGCTGCCACACAGACCCAGTACAGCGGCGCGTCACCATCTCCAAGTAACAGCTACGACACCTCCCCTCCGCCATGCAGCACTAACCTGAACGGACGGGAGAGTGTTAACCACGAGAAATTGCCAGTGGTTAACGGCAGGCTGTCACCCAGCCGTTTCCACAGTAACAACAGCCAGAGGACATGTAATTTTCATGCAATGGAAGAGGAGACAGACCTAGAAGAAAAGGTTGAGGAGCTCATGAG GAGGGACAGCACTGCTGTTAAAGAAGAGATAAAGAGCTTTCTTTCTAATCGGATGATTTCCCAGACTATCGTGGGCCAGGTCACAG GAATGAGTCGAAGCTTCATTTCTCAGTGGCTGTTGCAGCAGGGACTAGACATGAGTGAACCCAAGAAACGAACATTGTACAGATGGTACCTCTTGGAAAAGATTAATCCAG GAGTTACCTTAAATATGAGGCCAGCCTCATCCACCACCGAGGAACCAGAGTGGAAACAATCGACGCCACCCATTGGTGCCACGTCAGGCAACTTCCGTCTCCGAAGGGGCAGCCGATTCACCTGGCGGAAGGAGTGCCTGACTGTCATGGAAAG TTACTTCAATGACAACCAATACCCAGATGAAGCCAAGAGAGAAGAGATTTCAAATGCTTGCAATGCAGTCATACAAAAGCCAG GTAGGAAGCTGACAGAGTCCGAGCGGGTGACCCCTCTGAAAGTGTACAACTGGTTTGCCAATCGCAGGAAGGAGATCAAGAGGAGAGCGAACATTG GATGA
- the LOC137376611 gene encoding homeobox-containing protein 1-like isoform X3, protein MSHHTYEPRFTIEQIDLLQRLRRSGMTKRDIIHALETLDRLDQEHTEKFDKRHSYSNSSYGNSNNFPASSSTVTAATQTQYSGASPSPSNSYDTSPPPCSTNLNGRESVNHEKLPVVNGRLSPSRFHSNNSQRTCNFHAMEEETDLEEKVEELMRRDSTAVKEEIKSFLSNRMISQTIVGQVTGMSRSFISQWLLQQGLDMSEPKKRTLYRWYLLEKINPVTLNMRPASSTTEEPEWKQSTPPIGATSGNFRLRRGSRFTWRKECLTVMESYFNDNQYPDEAKREEISNACNAVIQKPGRKLTESERVTPLKVYNWFANRRKEIKRRANIEAAILETHGIDVQSPGGHSNSDDIDGSDFLEQDDNTSHSDPQQDPISLAVEMAAVNHTILALARQGGSEIKREVIEDD, encoded by the exons ATGTCACACCACACATACGAGCCTCGGTTTACAATCGAACAGATTGACTTGCTGCAGCGACTCCGACGGAGCGGAATGACAAAGCGTGATATAATCCACGCGCTGGAGACCTTGGACCGGCTGGACCAGGAGCACACTGAGAAATTTGACAAGCGGCATAGCTACAGTAACAGTTCCTATGGCAACAGCAACAACTTCCCTGCTTCGTCCTCAACAGTCACAGCTGCCACACAGACCCAGTACAGCGGCGCGTCACCATCTCCAAGTAACAGCTACGACACCTCCCCTCCGCCATGCAGCACTAACCTGAACGGACGGGAGAGTGTTAACCACGAGAAATTGCCAGTGGTTAACGGCAGGCTGTCACCCAGCCGTTTCCACAGTAACAACAGCCAGAGGACATGTAATTTTCATGCAATGGAAGAGGAGACAGACCTAGAAGAAAAGGTTGAGGAGCTCATGAG GAGGGACAGCACTGCTGTTAAAGAAGAGATAAAGAGCTTTCTTTCTAATCGGATGATTTCCCAGACTATCGTGGGCCAGGTCACAG GAATGAGTCGAAGCTTCATTTCTCAGTGGCTGTTGCAGCAGGGACTAGACATGAGTGAACCCAAGAAACGAACATTGTACAGATGGTACCTCTTGGAAAAGATTAATCCAG TTACCTTAAATATGAGGCCAGCCTCATCCACCACCGAGGAACCAGAGTGGAAACAATCGACGCCACCCATTGGTGCCACGTCAGGCAACTTCCGTCTCCGAAGGGGCAGCCGATTCACCTGGCGGAAGGAGTGCCTGACTGTCATGGAAAG TTACTTCAATGACAACCAATACCCAGATGAAGCCAAGAGAGAAGAGATTTCAAATGCTTGCAATGCAGTCATACAAAAGCCAG GTAGGAAGCTGACAGAGTCCGAGCGGGTGACCCCTCTGAAAGTGTACAACTGGTTTGCCAATCGCAGGAAGGAGATCAAGAGGAGAGCGAACATTG AAGCAGCAATCCTAGAAACCCATGGTATCGATGTGCAAAGCCCAGGTGGACATTCCAATAGTGATGATATCGATGGGAGTGATTTCCTGGAGCAG GATGACAACACGAGTCATAGTGATCCCCAGCAAGATCCCATCTCTTTAGCTGTCGAAATGGCTGCAGTCAATCACACCATCCTGGCATTAGCCAGACAAGGGGGTAGCGAAATAAAGAGAGAGGTGATTGAAGATGACTGA
- the LOC137376611 gene encoding homeobox-containing protein 1-like isoform X1, with amino-acid sequence MSHHTYEPRFTIEQIDLLQRLRRSGMTKRDIIHALETLDRLDQEHTEKFDKRHSYSNSSYGNSNNFPASSSTVTAATQTQYSGASPSPSNSYDTSPPPCSTNLNGRESVNHEKLPVVNGRLSPSRFHSNNSQRTCNFHAMEEETDLEEKVEELMRRDSTAVKEEIKSFLSNRMISQTIVGQVTGMSRSFISQWLLQQGLDMSEPKKRTLYRWYLLEKINPGVTLNMRPASSTTEEPEWKQSTPPIGATSGNFRLRRGSRFTWRKECLTVMESYFNDNQYPDEAKREEISNACNAVIQKPGRKLTESERVTPLKVYNWFANRRKEIKRRANIEAAILETHGIDVQSPGGHSNSDDIDGSDFLEQDDNTSHSDPQQDPISLAVEMAAVNHTILALARQGGSEIKREVIEDD; translated from the exons ATGTCACACCACACATACGAGCCTCGGTTTACAATCGAACAGATTGACTTGCTGCAGCGACTCCGACGGAGCGGAATGACAAAGCGTGATATAATCCACGCGCTGGAGACCTTGGACCGGCTGGACCAGGAGCACACTGAGAAATTTGACAAGCGGCATAGCTACAGTAACAGTTCCTATGGCAACAGCAACAACTTCCCTGCTTCGTCCTCAACAGTCACAGCTGCCACACAGACCCAGTACAGCGGCGCGTCACCATCTCCAAGTAACAGCTACGACACCTCCCCTCCGCCATGCAGCACTAACCTGAACGGACGGGAGAGTGTTAACCACGAGAAATTGCCAGTGGTTAACGGCAGGCTGTCACCCAGCCGTTTCCACAGTAACAACAGCCAGAGGACATGTAATTTTCATGCAATGGAAGAGGAGACAGACCTAGAAGAAAAGGTTGAGGAGCTCATGAG GAGGGACAGCACTGCTGTTAAAGAAGAGATAAAGAGCTTTCTTTCTAATCGGATGATTTCCCAGACTATCGTGGGCCAGGTCACAG GAATGAGTCGAAGCTTCATTTCTCAGTGGCTGTTGCAGCAGGGACTAGACATGAGTGAACCCAAGAAACGAACATTGTACAGATGGTACCTCTTGGAAAAGATTAATCCAG GAGTTACCTTAAATATGAGGCCAGCCTCATCCACCACCGAGGAACCAGAGTGGAAACAATCGACGCCACCCATTGGTGCCACGTCAGGCAACTTCCGTCTCCGAAGGGGCAGCCGATTCACCTGGCGGAAGGAGTGCCTGACTGTCATGGAAAG TTACTTCAATGACAACCAATACCCAGATGAAGCCAAGAGAGAAGAGATTTCAAATGCTTGCAATGCAGTCATACAAAAGCCAG GTAGGAAGCTGACAGAGTCCGAGCGGGTGACCCCTCTGAAAGTGTACAACTGGTTTGCCAATCGCAGGAAGGAGATCAAGAGGAGAGCGAACATTG AAGCAGCAATCCTAGAAACCCATGGTATCGATGTGCAAAGCCCAGGTGGACATTCCAATAGTGATGATATCGATGGGAGTGATTTCCTGGAGCAG GATGACAACACGAGTCATAGTGATCCCCAGCAAGATCCCATCTCTTTAGCTGTCGAAATGGCTGCAGTCAATCACACCATCCTGGCATTAGCCAGACAAGGGGGTAGCGAAATAAAGAGAGAGGTGATTGAAGATGACTGA
- the LOC137376611 gene encoding homeobox-containing protein 1-like isoform X5, translating into MSHHTYEPRFTIEQIDLLQRLRRSGMTKRDIIHALETLDRLDQEHTEKFDKRHSYSNSSYGNSNNFPASSSTVTAATQTQYSGASPSPSNSYDTSPPPCSTNLNGRESVNHEKLPVVNGRLSPSRFHSNNSQRTCNFHAMEEETDLEEKVEELMRRDSTAVKEEIKSFLSNRMISQTIVGQVTGVTLNMRPASSTTEEPEWKQSTPPIGATSGNFRLRRGSRFTWRKECLTVMESYFNDNQYPDEAKREEISNACNAVIQKPGRKLTESERVTPLKVYNWFANRRKEIKRRANIEAAILETHGIDVQSPGGHSNSDDIDGSDFLEQDDNTSHSDPQQDPISLAVEMAAVNHTILALARQGGSEIKREVIEDD; encoded by the exons ATGTCACACCACACATACGAGCCTCGGTTTACAATCGAACAGATTGACTTGCTGCAGCGACTCCGACGGAGCGGAATGACAAAGCGTGATATAATCCACGCGCTGGAGACCTTGGACCGGCTGGACCAGGAGCACACTGAGAAATTTGACAAGCGGCATAGCTACAGTAACAGTTCCTATGGCAACAGCAACAACTTCCCTGCTTCGTCCTCAACAGTCACAGCTGCCACACAGACCCAGTACAGCGGCGCGTCACCATCTCCAAGTAACAGCTACGACACCTCCCCTCCGCCATGCAGCACTAACCTGAACGGACGGGAGAGTGTTAACCACGAGAAATTGCCAGTGGTTAACGGCAGGCTGTCACCCAGCCGTTTCCACAGTAACAACAGCCAGAGGACATGTAATTTTCATGCAATGGAAGAGGAGACAGACCTAGAAGAAAAGGTTGAGGAGCTCATGAG GAGGGACAGCACTGCTGTTAAAGAAGAGATAAAGAGCTTTCTTTCTAATCGGATGATTTCCCAGACTATCGTGGGCCAGGTCACAG GAGTTACCTTAAATATGAGGCCAGCCTCATCCACCACCGAGGAACCAGAGTGGAAACAATCGACGCCACCCATTGGTGCCACGTCAGGCAACTTCCGTCTCCGAAGGGGCAGCCGATTCACCTGGCGGAAGGAGTGCCTGACTGTCATGGAAAG TTACTTCAATGACAACCAATACCCAGATGAAGCCAAGAGAGAAGAGATTTCAAATGCTTGCAATGCAGTCATACAAAAGCCAG GTAGGAAGCTGACAGAGTCCGAGCGGGTGACCCCTCTGAAAGTGTACAACTGGTTTGCCAATCGCAGGAAGGAGATCAAGAGGAGAGCGAACATTG AAGCAGCAATCCTAGAAACCCATGGTATCGATGTGCAAAGCCCAGGTGGACATTCCAATAGTGATGATATCGATGGGAGTGATTTCCTGGAGCAG GATGACAACACGAGTCATAGTGATCCCCAGCAAGATCCCATCTCTTTAGCTGTCGAAATGGCTGCAGTCAATCACACCATCCTGGCATTAGCCAGACAAGGGGGTAGCGAAATAAAGAGAGAGGTGATTGAAGATGACTGA
- the LOC137376611 gene encoding homeobox-containing protein 1-like isoform X6, with the protein MSHHTYEPRFTIEQIDLLQRLRRSGMTKRDIIHALETLDRLDQEHTEKFDKRHSYSNSSYGNSNNFPASSSTVTAATQTQYSGASPSPSNSYDTSPPPCSTNLNGRESVNHEKLPVVNGRLSPSRFHSNNSQRTCNFHAMEEETDLEEKVEELMRRDSTAVKEEIKSFLSNRMISQTIVGQVTGMSRSFISQWLLQQGLDMSEPKKRTLYRWYLLEKINPGVTLNMRPASSTTEEPEWKQSTPPIGATSGNFRLRRGSRFTWRKECLTVMESYFNDNQYPDEAKREEISNACNAVIQKPGRKLTESERVTPLKVYNWFANRRKEIKRRANIEAAILETHGIDVQSPGGHSNSDDIDGSDFLEQPG; encoded by the exons ATGTCACACCACACATACGAGCCTCGGTTTACAATCGAACAGATTGACTTGCTGCAGCGACTCCGACGGAGCGGAATGACAAAGCGTGATATAATCCACGCGCTGGAGACCTTGGACCGGCTGGACCAGGAGCACACTGAGAAATTTGACAAGCGGCATAGCTACAGTAACAGTTCCTATGGCAACAGCAACAACTTCCCTGCTTCGTCCTCAACAGTCACAGCTGCCACACAGACCCAGTACAGCGGCGCGTCACCATCTCCAAGTAACAGCTACGACACCTCCCCTCCGCCATGCAGCACTAACCTGAACGGACGGGAGAGTGTTAACCACGAGAAATTGCCAGTGGTTAACGGCAGGCTGTCACCCAGCCGTTTCCACAGTAACAACAGCCAGAGGACATGTAATTTTCATGCAATGGAAGAGGAGACAGACCTAGAAGAAAAGGTTGAGGAGCTCATGAG GAGGGACAGCACTGCTGTTAAAGAAGAGATAAAGAGCTTTCTTTCTAATCGGATGATTTCCCAGACTATCGTGGGCCAGGTCACAG GAATGAGTCGAAGCTTCATTTCTCAGTGGCTGTTGCAGCAGGGACTAGACATGAGTGAACCCAAGAAACGAACATTGTACAGATGGTACCTCTTGGAAAAGATTAATCCAG GAGTTACCTTAAATATGAGGCCAGCCTCATCCACCACCGAGGAACCAGAGTGGAAACAATCGACGCCACCCATTGGTGCCACGTCAGGCAACTTCCGTCTCCGAAGGGGCAGCCGATTCACCTGGCGGAAGGAGTGCCTGACTGTCATGGAAAG TTACTTCAATGACAACCAATACCCAGATGAAGCCAAGAGAGAAGAGATTTCAAATGCTTGCAATGCAGTCATACAAAAGCCAG GTAGGAAGCTGACAGAGTCCGAGCGGGTGACCCCTCTGAAAGTGTACAACTGGTTTGCCAATCGCAGGAAGGAGATCAAGAGGAGAGCGAACATTG AAGCAGCAATCCTAGAAACCCATGGTATCGATGTGCAAAGCCCAGGTGGACATTCCAATAGTGATGATATCGATGGGAGTGATTTCCTGGAGCAG CCAGGATAG
- the LOC137376611 gene encoding homeobox-containing protein 1-like isoform X4, producing MSHHTYEPRFTIEQIDLLQRLRRSGMTKRDIIHALETLDRLDQEHTEKFDKRHSYSNSSYGNSNNFPASSSTVTAATQTQYSGASPSPSNSYDTSPPPCSTNLNGRESVNHEKLPVVNGRLSPSRFHSNNSQRTCNFHAMEEETDLEEKVEELMRRDSTAVKEEIKSFLSNRMISQTIVGQVTGMSRSFISQWLLQQGLDMSEPKKRTLYRWYLLEKINPGVTLNMRPASSTTEEPEWKQSTPPIGATSGNFRLRRGSRFTWRKECLTVMESYFNDNQYPDEAKREEISNACNAVIQKPGRKLTESERVTPLKVYNWFANRRKEIKRRANIAILETHGIDVQSPGGHSNSDDIDGSDFLEQDDNTSHSDPQQDPISLAVEMAAVNHTILALARQGGSEIKREVIEDD from the exons ATGTCACACCACACATACGAGCCTCGGTTTACAATCGAACAGATTGACTTGCTGCAGCGACTCCGACGGAGCGGAATGACAAAGCGTGATATAATCCACGCGCTGGAGACCTTGGACCGGCTGGACCAGGAGCACACTGAGAAATTTGACAAGCGGCATAGCTACAGTAACAGTTCCTATGGCAACAGCAACAACTTCCCTGCTTCGTCCTCAACAGTCACAGCTGCCACACAGACCCAGTACAGCGGCGCGTCACCATCTCCAAGTAACAGCTACGACACCTCCCCTCCGCCATGCAGCACTAACCTGAACGGACGGGAGAGTGTTAACCACGAGAAATTGCCAGTGGTTAACGGCAGGCTGTCACCCAGCCGTTTCCACAGTAACAACAGCCAGAGGACATGTAATTTTCATGCAATGGAAGAGGAGACAGACCTAGAAGAAAAGGTTGAGGAGCTCATGAG GAGGGACAGCACTGCTGTTAAAGAAGAGATAAAGAGCTTTCTTTCTAATCGGATGATTTCCCAGACTATCGTGGGCCAGGTCACAG GAATGAGTCGAAGCTTCATTTCTCAGTGGCTGTTGCAGCAGGGACTAGACATGAGTGAACCCAAGAAACGAACATTGTACAGATGGTACCTCTTGGAAAAGATTAATCCAG GAGTTACCTTAAATATGAGGCCAGCCTCATCCACCACCGAGGAACCAGAGTGGAAACAATCGACGCCACCCATTGGTGCCACGTCAGGCAACTTCCGTCTCCGAAGGGGCAGCCGATTCACCTGGCGGAAGGAGTGCCTGACTGTCATGGAAAG TTACTTCAATGACAACCAATACCCAGATGAAGCCAAGAGAGAAGAGATTTCAAATGCTTGCAATGCAGTCATACAAAAGCCAG GTAGGAAGCTGACAGAGTCCGAGCGGGTGACCCCTCTGAAAGTGTACAACTGGTTTGCCAATCGCAGGAAGGAGATCAAGAGGAGAGCGAACATTG CAATCCTAGAAACCCATGGTATCGATGTGCAAAGCCCAGGTGGACATTCCAATAGTGATGATATCGATGGGAGTGATTTCCTGGAGCAG GATGACAACACGAGTCATAGTGATCCCCAGCAAGATCCCATCTCTTTAGCTGTCGAAATGGCTGCAGTCAATCACACCATCCTGGCATTAGCCAGACAAGGGGGTAGCGAAATAAAGAGAGAGGTGATTGAAGATGACTGA
- the LOC137376611 gene encoding homeobox-containing protein 1-like isoform X2 — translation MSHHTYEPRFTIEQIDLLQRLRRSGMTKRDIIHALETLDRLDQEHTEKFDKRHSYSNSSYGNSNNFPASSSTVTAATQTQYSGASPSPSNSYDTSPPPCSTNLNGRESVNHEKLPVVNGRLSPSRFHSNNSQRTCNFHAMEEETDLEEKVEELMRRDSTAVKEEIKSFLSNRMISQTIVGQVTGMSRSFISQWLLQQGLDMSEPKKRTLYRWYLLEKINPGVTLNMRPASSTTEEPEWKQSTPPIGATSGNFRLRRGSRFTWRKECLTVMESYFNDNQYPDEAKREEISNACNAVIQKPGRKLTESERVTPLKVYNWFANRRKEIKRRANIAAILETHGIDVQSPGGHSNSDDIDGSDFLEQDDNTSHSDPQQDPISLAVEMAAVNHTILALARQGGSEIKREVIEDD, via the exons ATGTCACACCACACATACGAGCCTCGGTTTACAATCGAACAGATTGACTTGCTGCAGCGACTCCGACGGAGCGGAATGACAAAGCGTGATATAATCCACGCGCTGGAGACCTTGGACCGGCTGGACCAGGAGCACACTGAGAAATTTGACAAGCGGCATAGCTACAGTAACAGTTCCTATGGCAACAGCAACAACTTCCCTGCTTCGTCCTCAACAGTCACAGCTGCCACACAGACCCAGTACAGCGGCGCGTCACCATCTCCAAGTAACAGCTACGACACCTCCCCTCCGCCATGCAGCACTAACCTGAACGGACGGGAGAGTGTTAACCACGAGAAATTGCCAGTGGTTAACGGCAGGCTGTCACCCAGCCGTTTCCACAGTAACAACAGCCAGAGGACATGTAATTTTCATGCAATGGAAGAGGAGACAGACCTAGAAGAAAAGGTTGAGGAGCTCATGAG GAGGGACAGCACTGCTGTTAAAGAAGAGATAAAGAGCTTTCTTTCTAATCGGATGATTTCCCAGACTATCGTGGGCCAGGTCACAG GAATGAGTCGAAGCTTCATTTCTCAGTGGCTGTTGCAGCAGGGACTAGACATGAGTGAACCCAAGAAACGAACATTGTACAGATGGTACCTCTTGGAAAAGATTAATCCAG GAGTTACCTTAAATATGAGGCCAGCCTCATCCACCACCGAGGAACCAGAGTGGAAACAATCGACGCCACCCATTGGTGCCACGTCAGGCAACTTCCGTCTCCGAAGGGGCAGCCGATTCACCTGGCGGAAGGAGTGCCTGACTGTCATGGAAAG TTACTTCAATGACAACCAATACCCAGATGAAGCCAAGAGAGAAGAGATTTCAAATGCTTGCAATGCAGTCATACAAAAGCCAG GTAGGAAGCTGACAGAGTCCGAGCGGGTGACCCCTCTGAAAGTGTACAACTGGTTTGCCAATCGCAGGAAGGAGATCAAGAGGAGAGCGAACATTG CAGCAATCCTAGAAACCCATGGTATCGATGTGCAAAGCCCAGGTGGACATTCCAATAGTGATGATATCGATGGGAGTGATTTCCTGGAGCAG GATGACAACACGAGTCATAGTGATCCCCAGCAAGATCCCATCTCTTTAGCTGTCGAAATGGCTGCAGTCAATCACACCATCCTGGCATTAGCCAGACAAGGGGGTAGCGAAATAAAGAGAGAGGTGATTGAAGATGACTGA